CTCCACCACTTCGCGCAAGAAAGGCGCGAGCGCGAAGATGCCCCACAAGCCGTACACAACGCTCGGAACCGCGGCGAGCAGCTCCACCAGGAACCCAACCGGCTGCTTGAGCCAAGAGGGTGCCAGCTCGGACAAAAAGATGGCGACACCGATGGAAATCGGCACGCTGATCAGCAGTGCCAACAAGGATGAAACCACGGTACCGAAGATGAACGGCAAGGCGCCGAACTCGTCGCGCACCGGGTCCCAATTCTGACTGGTGACGAACTTCAGTCCAAAAGTATCGATGCTGGCGGCTGACGCGCGGTACATCTCGTACGCCATCAGCGCCAACACGCCGACGACGCTCAATGCCAACAGCGCCGCCACGATCCTGAAGACGAGGTCCCCAGAATTGACGTCGCGCCCGAAGCGGGCAAGCCACTTCGGACGCGGGCGTACGATATCGAAGCCAGTGGTGGCCACGATGGGCTCAGCTTCCGGAGAGGAGCGCCTTGCCTCCCGCCTTCAGGGTCTTCAGACGGGCCTCGACCTTCTTCATCACCGGGTCGGGCAGCGGCGCATAGTGCAGCGCCTCGGCGTGGCTCTGACCATCATGAATGGCCCACCACAGGAACTCCGCCAGAGCCTTGCTCTTCACTGCATCGGCTCCGTCTTCGTAAACCAGCAAGTAGGTGTAGGCGCTGATGGGGTAGGCGCCCGCACCGGCAGAATCGGTGATGCTGACGTACAAGTCGTCAGGCATTTCGGCCCCCGCGCCGGCCTTGGTGATGGCGGGAATGCTTGCCGTCACGAACTCCCCCGCCTTGTTCTTCAGCGCGGCGGTGGGCATCTTGTTTTGCAGGGCGTAGGCCAATTCCACGTAGCCGAGAGCGCCCGGCGTGGTCTTGACCTGACCCGTGACGCCTTCGTTGCCCTTGGCCCCGAGCCCCGCGGGCCACTTCACGCTCTTGCCTACGCCGACGTCCTGCTTGAAGGTCGGCGACACTTTGGCGAGATACTCGGTGAACACCGCCGTCGTTCCGCTACCGTCGCTGCGATAGACGACTGAGATGTTCTTGTCGGGAAGGGTCACTCCCGGGTTGTCAGCTACGACTCGCGGGTCGTTCCACTTGCTGATCTTGCCCAAGTACATGTCCGCGAGCACATCCGGCACCAGCTTCAGCGGCGCCGAGACCCCCTCGAGATTGTAGGTCACCACCACGGCGCCCATCGTCGTGGGGATGTGAATCAACTTGGCCGGCGCCTTCTTGACTTCGTCCTCGGTCATCGGTGCGTCGGTGGCACCGAAGTCGACTGTGCGCGCCGTGATCTGGCGGATGCCTCCGCCAGATCCGATCGACTGGTAGTTGATGCGAATGTTGGGGTTCTTGGCGTTGTACTCGCTCATCCACTTCGAGTAGAGCGGGTAAGGGAACGTTGCGCCGGCTCCATTCAGCGTGACGTTGCCGTTCGCGGAGGGCGCGGAGCCACTGGCGCTCTCTTTGCTGCAAGAGGCAAGGGGCAGGGCCAGCAGCGCGGCGGTGAGGATATTTCGTCGGGTGATCATGACGGCGCTGAGATAGCAATTGCGGGTCCCGAGCAGGCGGCACGACCGAAACAACTAGGTGACAGTCGTGTGACAGTCGGCCAAAGCCAGCGGCGAGACCCGCAAAAAACGCGGCTAGAACGACACCTGCGCGAGCAAAGTCAACTCGCCCCTCGAGTCCGAGTCGTCATAGTCGAAGAGCCCGTAGGAGAGCGCGAAGCGCGCCTGTTGCTCCTGCAGGTAGTAGTTGACGACAGCCTCGTAGTGCCAGACCTCGTCATCGCTGCCCTCGGAAAGATCCGCGTCGATGTTTCGGTCTAGGCCGCCAACGCGGATTGCAGGTTGCAGGCGATCGAAGAAGGTGTACCCGGCCGCCACGTAGAAGCCGTGCCCCTCGGTGCGCGCACCCTTCGGGCCATCCCAACCGTGCAAGTACTCCGCCTGCAGCAGGGCGTTGGCAACGTCGATGCGCAGGTCCGCTTCCACCCGATCTTTCGTCCGCGGTTCGTCCCGCTGCCCCACTCCCATGTAGCCAACGCCGCCGAGCATCATCCCCTTCAGCGGGTAGACTTCGACACGCAAGGCCGCGTCCTTCTGGTTGTTGTCGTCGCGGCGGTTGAGTCCGGTGCCGTTGTAGACGCCGAGGTTGTAGTAGAAATAGTCGCCGAGCTTCTTTTCGACCTTGAGCCCGAGGTCGCGCTTGTCGCCGAAGTAGCGAGCCACCGTGGAGCGCTCGGGAAACAGCAATTTGCTGGCGGAGTTCGAGCCTTCCCAAGAGAGCGGGTTCTTGAACTGCCCGACACTGGCTTCCGCCCACTCGCTCTTGAAGGTGGCGTAGGCGTCCTGCAGCACGGATACCGAACTTTGGGGCTGCGAGGCTTCCACCGTGCCCGGCGTCGTGGGCGCCGGTTGTTGCCCTTCCACCTCCAGGTTCTCGTCGTCGAACTCGAGCACCTTGGCGGGGTCGAACATCACCGCGTAGGAGAGAAAATCTCGGACGATGTCGCCCTTGATCTTCACTTCGGCGCGGCGCAGCCGAATGGTGGACTGCGTCAGGTGGGACTGCCGCTGGGCGAAGAGCCACGCCTGAATCAGCATGCTGGGCTGAAAAAGTCCGTCCTTCGCCACAGTGAGCTGCTTCGGTGGCTTGGGTTCTTCCGCGGCGGGGGGAGGAGCAGCCGGCGCCGGCGGAGGCATTGGAGCGGCGGCAGCAGGGGCTGGGGCAACGCCCAGGGCCTCGACGGGCGCGGGAAGCGGCGGCGGCAGGGGCTCCGGCGCGGGCTCAGCAGCCGGCGCCGGCGGAGGCGGTGGGGGAAGCGGTTGCGGAGCGGGCTGGGCAACGGCAGGCGCTGCGATCAACACTGCCGAAAGAACGGGGAGAACTCGGGTGTACATGACGGGCTGTATGCCCCCGTTTGCGTGACAACGGAGTGACGAACTCGTGCCTGAACTGAAAAACTCGACGAGATGTTGACCCTCATGAAACAACGCCAAGGAGTGCTGCTACTCGCGGCAACGGTCGTATTCGCTTCCCAAGCATGCCAAAAATCCACGCCCACGCGGCCAGATGGCAGCGCCTCGGCGCCCGCCGAGCAACCCAGCCTCGACGCGTGGGGGGCCACCCTGGGGATCCCAAAGGGCTTCCACACTGAGCAGAACGACACGGGTGGGTGGGAAATGACCGATGGCAAGATCGTCATCTTGGTCGGTCGACACGAGCTACCCGAGGGCACCACTGCCACCGCCTTCTTCGAAGAGCGGCGGCAAGCCCTGAGCAGCTATGGCGCCGTCGACATGAGCGCTGTGAAAACCACGCCGCTGGGTCGTGGCACGGCAATCGCTGCAACCGGCCGCGCCACGAGCGAGGGTGGAGAAGTCCAACTGCGCTTGGCCGCGACACGCCTTGGTCCACGAGCCGGGCTCTCTCTGCTCATGATCCACGAGCCCCGAAGTCGCGCTCGCGCGGATGAGACGTGGCGTACTTTGCTGCAGGGCACACACCTGCCCTGAGTTCTTCGAACGCATGTGCTAGGGTGTCGGGTTGCCATGTCCATTGCGCCCAAGACCCCGCGGCCAGTCCTGAACGAGCCCTTCGACCTCGACTGGGAAGACGGAATCGCAGCGCCGGAACTCGACGCCGACGAGGAGAGCAACAAGGGGGACCGGCACAGCGTCACGCGACCACTGTTGCCGACGCTGCCCGACTCGGATCCCCTGGCTCACGACGTGGTGGACGAAGGTCGCCCCACGCTGCCCGTCGCCGACCCGCTCGGTTTCGACAAGTCCGAAGCCGACGACTGATCCCCCTTCGGCAGCACGAACCAGAAGCGAGTGCCTTTGCCCACCTCGCTCTCGACACGCACGGTGCCGCCCATGGCTTCGACCAGATGCTTGACGATTGCGAGCCCGAGGCCAGTGCCCCCCAACTCGCGCGAGCGCCCCGCGTCCACGCGATAAAAGCGCTCGAACAAGCGAGGCAGGTGCGCAGCGGGTATCCCAGGTCCCGTGTCCTCGACGGAGAGTTCCACCCCGGCGTCCACCGGTTTGGCGACGAATCGCACCTTGGCGCCCTGGCCCGCGTACTTGATGGCGTTGTCCAGGAGATTCCCGAGCACGTGCTCCAAAGCGCGGCGATCCGCACGCACTGTCTCCGCGCTTTCTTCGACGGACACGCTCACCTCGACGGCGCGTTCGCGGATGCGGTCCTGAAACAGCTCCACCACTCGCTTGCCCATCGAGACGAGGCTCAAGCGCTCGAGGGTCATCTGATACTGGCGCGACTCGATGCGCGATAGATCCAGAAGATCTTCGACCAGCTCTTGTAGTCGCGCGGCGTTGCGCTCGATGATGGCGACGAAGCGCAGCGCAGCCTGGGGGTCCTGGGCCATGGCGGTCCCCAGGGTTTCCGCAGCCGAACGCACCGTCGCCACGGGGGTGCGCAGCTCGTGGGAAACGTTGGCCACGAAGTCGCTGCGCAAGGACTCGAGTCGACGCATCTCAGTGACGTCGACGAACACGGCAAAAATGCCTCCGCTACCGCTAGAGAAGCGCGAGGCGC
The nucleotide sequence above comes from Polyangiaceae bacterium. Encoded proteins:
- the pstS gene encoding phosphate ABC transporter substrate-binding protein PstS, with amino-acid sequence MITRRNILTAALLALPLASCSKESASGSAPSANGNVTLNGAGATFPYPLYSKWMSEYNAKNPNIRINYQSIGSGGGIRQITARTVDFGATDAPMTEDEVKKAPAKLIHIPTTMGAVVVTYNLEGVSAPLKLVPDVLADMYLGKISKWNDPRVVADNPGVTLPDKNISVVYRSDGSGTTAVFTEYLAKVSPTFKQDVGVGKSVKWPAGLGAKGNEGVTGQVKTTPGALGYVELAYALQNKMPTAALKNKAGEFVTASIPAITKAGAGAEMPDDLYVSITDSAGAGAYPISAYTYLLVYEDGADAVKSKALAEFLWWAIHDGQSHAEALHYAPLPDPVMKKVEARLKTLKAGGKALLSGS
- a CDS encoding porin; translation: MYTRVLPVLSAVLIAAPAVAQPAPQPLPPPPPPAPAAEPAPEPLPPPLPAPVEALGVAPAPAAAAPMPPPAPAAPPPAAEEPKPPKQLTVAKDGLFQPSMLIQAWLFAQRQSHLTQSTIRLRRAEVKIKGDIVRDFLSYAVMFDPAKVLEFDDENLEVEGQQPAPTTPGTVEASQPQSSVSVLQDAYATFKSEWAEASVGQFKNPLSWEGSNSASKLLFPERSTVARYFGDKRDLGLKVEKKLGDYFYYNLGVYNGTGLNRRDDNNQKDAALRVEVYPLKGMMLGGVGYMGVGQRDEPRTKDRVEADLRIDVANALLQAEYLHGWDGPKGARTEGHGFYVAAGYTFFDRLQPAIRVGGLDRNIDADLSEGSDDEVWHYEAVVNYYLQEQQARFALSYGLFDYDDSDSRGELTLLAQVSF